A genomic region of Salinibacter pepae contains the following coding sequences:
- a CDS encoding efflux RND transporter permease subunit, with protein MSLYSLSIRRPVLSTVFALLIMIFGAVGFYFLGVREYPAVDPPIISVSTQYRGANADVIDSQITEPLEEQINGIDGIRTIESVSREGQSTVTVEFDLGADLERAANDVRDRVSRAQQQLPPDAEPPSVSKSDASAPPIVFLNIESETRSLMELTEIADKRFKERLQTIEGVSRVDIWGEKTYSMRLELDPQKLAAYDLTPLDVRQALDRSNVELPSGRIEGETIELTVRTKSRLETTEDFNALLLKQSPDGQTVRLEDVGQADIAPLNERTLLQRDNVPMVGVVLRPLPGANYIDIVDEFYRRIDDIEAELPSDLELGIGFDNTEPIRDSISEVQQTIFIAFLLVVLIIFLFLRDWRSTIIPLIVVPIALTGSFFVMYAMGFSINVLTLLALVLAIGLVVDDAIVVLENIYAKIEEGKDTMVAGLEGTREIFFAVVATSVSLVIIFAPIIFMGGLTGQLFQEFGMVIAGAVAFSSFVALTLTPMLSTRLLKQRDEKPWIYRKTEPVFESLTDAYRRSLAAFMEYRWAAFVIMAGCIVVITTFHFTLPQELAPLEDRSLVRMNATAREGATYDYMSGYVDKMYEALNETVPDEHQRSTISVTSPGFGAASSVNSAFMFMRLVPPSERDVSQMQYADSLQAALGELEGARTFVSQEPTISVGGGGGGLPVQYVLQTSSVENLRGALPTFLERARQQEELGVVDVNLKFNKPELQVEIDRDRANNIGVSPLDVAQTLQLALAEQRVGYFVRDGEQRQILATVDEEDRDAPVDLTSLYVRSASGEPVPLDNLVSVSEQATPPQIFRFNRYMSATVSARPAPGNTIEDGIGAMDRVADDVLGPAFSTTLTGQSRDFQETSNQLLYVFGLALVLIYLVLAAQFESFRDPLVILFTVPLALAGAMLFLWYFNQTINIFSQIGMVMLIGLVAKNGILIVEFANQRKAAGLSIREAIEEAAAVRFRPILMTALSTILGVLPIALALGAGAQSRVPMGVAVIGGLLVGTVLSLYVIPATYTYLTSEDAGPALVGEGGAGGDGLPEEEVAPQQMPSS; from the coding sequence ATGAGCCTCTACTCCCTCAGCATTCGGCGGCCCGTCCTGTCGACGGTGTTTGCGCTGCTCATCATGATCTTCGGGGCGGTGGGGTTCTACTTTTTGGGCGTCCGTGAGTACCCGGCCGTCGACCCGCCCATCATCAGCGTAAGCACCCAGTACCGGGGCGCCAACGCCGACGTCATCGACTCGCAGATTACCGAGCCGCTGGAGGAGCAGATCAACGGCATCGACGGCATCCGCACCATCGAATCCGTCAGCCGCGAGGGGCAGTCCACCGTCACCGTTGAGTTTGACCTGGGGGCCGACCTCGAACGGGCCGCCAACGACGTCCGCGACCGCGTGAGTCGCGCCCAGCAACAGCTCCCGCCCGACGCCGAGCCCCCCAGCGTGTCGAAGTCCGACGCCAGCGCGCCGCCGATCGTGTTTCTGAACATCGAGTCGGAGACGCGGAGCCTAATGGAGCTGACCGAGATCGCGGACAAGCGGTTCAAGGAACGCCTCCAGACGATTGAGGGGGTGAGCCGGGTCGACATCTGGGGCGAGAAGACCTACTCGATGCGCCTGGAGCTCGATCCGCAGAAGTTGGCAGCCTACGACCTGACGCCGCTCGACGTGCGCCAGGCGCTGGACCGGTCGAACGTCGAGCTGCCGTCGGGCCGCATTGAAGGGGAGACGATCGAGCTGACGGTGCGGACCAAGAGCCGCCTCGAGACCACCGAGGACTTCAACGCGCTCCTCCTCAAGCAGAGCCCCGACGGGCAGACCGTTCGGCTGGAGGACGTGGGCCAGGCCGACATTGCGCCCCTCAACGAGCGGACGCTCCTGCAGCGCGACAACGTGCCGATGGTAGGGGTCGTGCTGCGGCCCCTCCCGGGGGCGAACTATATCGACATCGTGGACGAGTTTTACCGCCGGATCGACGACATCGAGGCGGAGCTCCCGAGCGACCTGGAGCTGGGCATCGGCTTCGACAACACCGAACCGATCCGCGACAGCATCAGCGAGGTGCAGCAGACGATCTTCATCGCGTTCCTCCTCGTGGTGCTGATCATCTTCCTCTTCCTCCGCGACTGGCGCTCCACGATCATTCCGCTCATCGTGGTGCCGATCGCGCTGACCGGGTCGTTCTTCGTGATGTACGCGATGGGCTTCTCCATCAACGTGCTCACGCTGCTTGCGCTCGTCCTGGCCATTGGGCTGGTGGTGGACGACGCCATCGTCGTGCTGGAGAACATCTACGCGAAGATCGAGGAGGGGAAGGACACGATGGTGGCGGGCCTGGAGGGGACGCGCGAGATCTTCTTCGCGGTCGTGGCCACCTCCGTGTCGCTGGTGATTATCTTCGCGCCCATCATTTTCATGGGCGGGCTTACCGGCCAGCTCTTTCAGGAGTTTGGGATGGTGATCGCCGGGGCGGTGGCCTTCTCCTCCTTCGTGGCGCTCACGCTCACGCCGATGCTGTCGACGCGCCTGCTCAAACAGCGGGACGAGAAGCCGTGGATCTACCGCAAGACGGAGCCGGTCTTCGAGTCCCTGACCGACGCCTACCGCCGCTCGCTGGCGGCGTTCATGGAGTACCGCTGGGCGGCGTTCGTCATCATGGCCGGGTGTATCGTCGTCATTACCACCTTCCACTTTACGCTGCCGCAGGAGCTGGCCCCGCTGGAGGACCGGAGCCTCGTGCGCATGAACGCGACGGCCCGGGAGGGGGCGACCTACGACTACATGAGCGGGTACGTGGACAAAATGTACGAGGCGCTGAACGAGACCGTCCCGGACGAGCACCAGCGATCTACCATCTCGGTCACCTCGCCGGGCTTCGGGGCGGCCAGCTCGGTCAACTCGGCGTTTATGTTTATGCGCCTCGTGCCGCCGTCGGAGCGGGACGTCTCGCAGATGCAGTACGCCGACAGCCTGCAGGCGGCGCTCGGGGAGCTGGAGGGGGCGCGCACCTTCGTCTCGCAGGAGCCGACGATCTCGGTGGGCGGCGGGGGCGGGGGGCTCCCCGTCCAGTACGTGCTGCAGACCTCCAGCGTCGAGAACCTCCGCGGGGCACTGCCCACCTTCCTGGAGCGGGCCCGTCAGCAGGAGGAGCTGGGCGTCGTGGACGTGAACCTGAAGTTCAACAAGCCGGAGCTGCAGGTGGAGATCGACCGCGACCGGGCCAACAACATCGGCGTCTCCCCGCTCGACGTGGCGCAGACGCTGCAGCTGGCCCTCGCGGAGCAGCGGGTGGGCTATTTCGTGCGGGACGGGGAGCAGCGCCAGATTCTCGCGACGGTCGACGAGGAGGACCGCGACGCGCCGGTCGACCTGACGAGCCTGTACGTCCGGTCCGCGAGCGGGGAGCCGGTGCCGCTCGACAACCTCGTGTCGGTGAGCGAGCAGGCCACGCCGCCCCAGATCTTTCGCTTCAACCGCTACATGTCCGCCACGGTGAGCGCACGCCCGGCGCCCGGCAACACGATCGAGGACGGCATCGGGGCGATGGACCGCGTGGCGGACGATGTGCTCGGCCCGGCGTTCTCGACCACCCTCACCGGCCAGTCGCGCGACTTTCAGGAGACGTCGAACCAGCTGCTCTACGTCTTCGGGCTGGCGCTCGTCCTGATCTACCTGGTCCTCGCGGCCCAGTTCGAGAGCTTCCGCGACCCGCTCGTCATCCTCTTCACCGTGCCGCTGGCCCTGGCGGGGGCGATGCTGTTTCTCTGGTACTTCAACCAGACGATCAACATCTTCAGCCAGATCGGCATGGTGATGCTGATCGGGCTCGTGGCCAAGAACGGCATCCTCATCGTCGAGTTTGCGAACCAGCGCAAGGCGGCGGGCCTGTCGATCCGGGAGGCCATCGAGGAGGCCGCGGCGGTCCGCTTCCGGCCCATCCTTATGACCGCCCTGTCTACGATCCTCGGCGTGCTGCCCATTGCGCTGGCGCTGGGGGCGGGGGCGCAGAGCCGCGTCCCGATGGGGGTGGCCGTCATTGGCGGGCTCCTGGTGGGCACCGTTCTCTCGCTCTACGTGATTCCCGCCACGTACACCTACCTCACGAGTGAGGATGCCGGGCCCGCACTGGTGGGCGAGGGCGGGGCTGGCGGGGACGGGCTGCCGGAGGAGGAGGTGGCGCCGCAGCAGATGCCGTCCTCGTAG
- a CDS encoding TolC family protein, translated as MNPLRCLVPALLAGAVLVPSPAPAQQSPPRDTLRLDAAVQRALDDNRQARIARRETDIAENNVSLGNAGFLPTLSGRANYSKTRSNSEQVFLSGETQSTDGATSTQSGAGADLRWTVFDGLRPFATYDRLGAERDRQAAATDEQVETLAADVIEGYYDVARQQQQLAVLREAVAISRERLRIVELRRELGSASDLEVRQARVDLNADSTEALRQAAALTNAKTRLNRLLARPDDASTRYAVASAIEVDTSLQYASTQQTALRESPALTQAREALQAARAEQRELRADFFPTVDLTAGLSYSQLNAESGFVQENTSTEVTYGVSLTLDLFNGLNRWRRTQNAEVRATNARLAVEDVRARLVTELTNAYERYRNRLRLVDLERQTLKAVRANVDVALEQFEQGTITSVELREVQEQFIQAESRLLTVQFEAKQAEVELLRLSGQLLDRY; from the coding sequence ATGAATCCGCTTCGTTGTCTCGTCCCGGCCCTTCTCGCCGGGGCCGTGCTCGTGCCGTCGCCCGCCCCCGCTCAGCAGTCGCCTCCTCGAGACACCCTCCGCCTCGACGCCGCCGTGCAGCGGGCGCTCGACGACAATCGGCAGGCCCGCATCGCGCGTCGCGAGACGGACATCGCCGAGAACAACGTCTCGCTCGGGAACGCCGGCTTTCTCCCCACCCTCTCGGGGCGGGCCAACTACTCAAAAACCCGCTCCAACTCGGAGCAGGTCTTCCTGTCCGGCGAGACGCAAAGCACGGACGGGGCGACGTCGACCCAGTCCGGGGCCGGGGCGGACCTCCGGTGGACCGTGTTCGACGGCCTACGGCCCTTCGCGACCTACGACCGCCTCGGGGCGGAGCGCGACCGGCAGGCGGCCGCGACCGACGAGCAGGTCGAAACCCTGGCGGCCGACGTGATTGAGGGCTACTACGACGTGGCGCGGCAGCAGCAACAGCTCGCGGTGCTGCGGGAGGCAGTGGCCATCTCCCGCGAGCGGCTGCGCATCGTAGAGCTCCGGCGGGAGCTCGGGTCGGCCTCCGACCTGGAGGTGCGGCAGGCGCGCGTGGACCTGAATGCCGACTCGACGGAGGCCCTGCGGCAGGCGGCGGCCCTCACCAACGCGAAGACCCGGCTCAACCGGCTGCTGGCCCGCCCCGACGACGCGTCCACCCGGTACGCGGTCGCCTCCGCGATTGAGGTGGACACGAGCCTGCAGTACGCGTCGACCCAGCAGACGGCGCTCCGGGAGAGCCCTGCCCTGACGCAGGCCCGCGAGGCCCTGCAGGCGGCCCGGGCCGAGCAGCGGGAGCTGCGGGCCGACTTTTTTCCCACGGTCGACCTGACGGCGGGCCTCAGCTACTCGCAGCTCAACGCCGAGAGCGGCTTCGTGCAGGAGAACACGAGCACGGAGGTGACCTACGGGGTGTCGCTCACGCTCGATCTCTTCAACGGGCTGAACCGGTGGCGCCGCACGCAGAACGCCGAGGTGCGTGCCACCAACGCCCGCCTCGCCGTGGAGGACGTACGGGCCCGGCTCGTCACTGAGCTCACGAACGCCTACGAGCGGTACCGGAACCGCCTCCGCCTCGTGGACCTCGAGCGGCAGACCCTAAAGGCCGTGCGGGCGAACGTGGACGTGGCCCTGGAGCAGTTTGAGCAGGGCACCATCACGAGCGTCGAGCTCCGCGAGGTGCAGGAGCAGTTCATTCAGGCCGAGAGCCGCCTCCTCACGGTGCAGTTCGAGGCGAAGCAGGCAGAGGTCGAGCTGCTGCGCCTCAGCGGCCAGCTGCTCGACCGATACTAG
- a CDS encoding biotin transporter BioY codes for MSNLLSLQSSHTALVDALREERASALLQAVGVVGFALLTAIAAQVSFRVYLWEVPITLQTAAVYASGLYLGWRNGLLAQALYLGLGLFLPVFVGDGYGTSYLFGVVSSGYLLSYPLAAAAIGALSKRWNAFSGSTLASMVGAGIVFVCGVVWLHYAAGHGTWMESIDKGFLRFAVIDLVKVLGVGLLYSGTRYLARDDA; via the coding sequence ATGTCCAATTTGCTCTCGCTCCAGTCGTCGCACACGGCCCTCGTCGACGCGCTCCGTGAGGAACGGGCGTCCGCGCTTCTCCAGGCGGTTGGCGTGGTTGGCTTTGCCCTACTGACGGCCATTGCGGCGCAGGTGAGCTTCCGGGTGTACCTTTGGGAGGTCCCCATTACCCTGCAGACGGCGGCCGTCTACGCCAGTGGGTTGTACCTCGGCTGGCGCAACGGCCTGCTTGCGCAGGCGCTGTACCTGGGGCTCGGCCTCTTTCTGCCGGTGTTTGTAGGAGACGGGTACGGCACGAGCTACCTCTTCGGCGTGGTCTCGTCCGGCTACCTGCTTTCCTATCCGCTCGCGGCGGCGGCCATCGGGGCCCTCTCGAAGCGGTGGAACGCGTTTTCCGGAAGCACGCTCGCCTCGATGGTCGGGGCCGGGATTGTCTTCGTGTGCGGCGTCGTGTGGTTGCACTACGCGGCCGGGCACGGCACCTGGATGGAGTCGATCGACAAGGGCTTTCTCCGCTTCGCGGTGATCGACCTGGTGAAGGTGCTCGGCGTCGGTCTTCTCTACAGCGGGACGCGGTACCTGGCCCGCGACGATGCGTAG
- a CDS encoding type II toxin-antitoxin system Phd/YefM family antitoxin, producing MYNTEGVDAVATITELRSETSNLIEQVQSTNNGVLIQKNNEPHAVLISWEAYKAIKEEVDLNDL from the coding sequence ATGTACAATACCGAAGGCGTAGACGCCGTCGCAACCATCACCGAGCTGCGGTCGGAAACCTCCAACCTCATCGAGCAGGTCCAATCGACGAACAACGGCGTACTCATTCAGAAGAACAATGAACCGCACGCCGTGCTCATCTCCTGGGAGGCCTACAAGGCCATCAAGGAGGAGGTCGATCTCAACGACCTGTAG
- a CDS encoding efflux RND transporter periplasmic adaptor subunit, with protein sequence MSDPPSSSGSSSESGTESGWTPRTKRGVALGVVVLVVVGLALPKMGGSESSGGGGDDAPMRVDATALQPGTVTERIRTSGTLRADESVELTAETAGKVTDIRFEEGDRVNEGALLVRINDAELQAEKDRLEHRLSLATDRAERQQRLLEEGGVSQEEYDATVNEVEVLRAELDLVAARIGKTQIRAPFSGVVGLREVSTGAYVSPQTTIATLQRTDPIKLDFSVSAQYAARVQTGQSVMFRVRGLERTLEGTVYASNTQVSTDTRTLRLRARAPNPDGALRPGMFADVTVPLGQMTDAIVVPSFAVVPTLDGQRVFVAENGVAQPRNVTLGVRTDSTVQVTDGLSLRDTVITSGIQDLRAGLPVRVETLE encoded by the coding sequence ATGAGCGACCCCCCTTCCTCTTCTGGTTCCTCGTCGGAGTCCGGGACCGAGTCCGGATGGACGCCCCGAACCAAGCGCGGCGTGGCGCTCGGGGTCGTCGTGCTCGTGGTCGTCGGGCTGGCGCTGCCAAAGATGGGCGGGTCCGAGTCGTCCGGCGGCGGCGGGGACGACGCGCCGATGCGCGTGGACGCGACTGCGCTTCAGCCCGGGACGGTGACCGAGCGGATCCGCACGAGCGGCACCCTGCGCGCGGACGAGTCGGTGGAGCTGACCGCAGAGACGGCGGGCAAGGTCACCGACATTCGCTTCGAGGAGGGCGACCGGGTGAACGAGGGGGCACTCCTCGTGCGGATCAACGACGCGGAGCTGCAGGCCGAGAAGGACCGCCTGGAGCACCGCCTGTCGCTGGCCACCGACCGGGCGGAGCGTCAACAGCGGCTGCTGGAGGAGGGCGGGGTGAGCCAGGAGGAGTACGACGCGACGGTGAACGAGGTGGAGGTGCTGCGGGCGGAGCTGGACCTGGTGGCAGCCCGCATCGGGAAGACCCAAATTCGGGCCCCCTTCAGTGGCGTCGTGGGGCTGCGGGAGGTGAGTACGGGGGCCTACGTATCGCCGCAGACGACCATTGCGACCCTGCAACGGACCGACCCGATCAAGCTCGATTTCTCGGTCTCCGCGCAGTACGCCGCCCGCGTGCAGACGGGCCAGTCCGTCATGTTCCGCGTGCGCGGCCTAGAGCGGACGCTGGAGGGAACCGTCTACGCCAGCAACACGCAGGTCAGCACCGACACCCGTACGCTTCGGCTGCGGGCCCGCGCCCCGAATCCCGACGGGGCGCTCCGGCCCGGCATGTTCGCCGACGTGACCGTTCCGCTCGGGCAGATGACAGACGCAATCGTTGTGCCGTCGTTCGCAGTGGTGCCCACCCTCGACGGCCAGCGCGTCTTCGTGGCCGAGAACGGCGTCGCCCAGCCCCGCAACGTCACGCTCGGCGTCCGCACCGACTCGACCGTCCAGGTCACCGACGGCCTCTCGCTCCGCGACACGGTCATTACCTCCGGGATTCAAGACCTTCGGGCGGGCCTGCCCGTTCGTGTCGAAACGCTTGAATGA
- a CDS encoding phosphoribosyl-ATP diphosphatase, translating to MKRFEELFAELADKVDQQDPDSGTVQAVQEGRHAIGKKVIEEAGEVWMAAEHEGPDRTAEEISQLLYHLQVLMIACDLDLEDVYEHL from the coding sequence ATGAAACGCTTCGAGGAACTGTTCGCCGAGCTCGCCGACAAGGTCGACCAGCAGGACCCGGACTCCGGAACCGTCCAGGCCGTACAGGAGGGGCGCCACGCCATTGGCAAGAAGGTAATCGAGGAGGCCGGAGAGGTGTGGATGGCCGCCGAACACGAGGGCCCGGACCGCACCGCCGAAGAGATTTCTCAGCTTCTCTACCACCTGCAGGTTCTCATGATCGCGTGCGACCTCGACCTCGAGGACGTCTACGAGCACTTGTGA
- the hisG gene encoding ATP phosphoribosyltransferase, producing the protein MLQIALPNKGALADGAVTLADEAGYNCRRRGRELSVRDPDYGVEFVFLRPRDIATYVSKGIIDLGVTGLDLTYDSGADVTHVLDLGFGAARFCYAAPKSSGLTPDAFTADTRIATSYDTLVRRDLEQRGVDARVISLDGAVEISIQLGVADVIADVVQTGRTIDEAGLTTVGAPILNTEAVLVAQNGHTMEKDAAQHFAERVKGIIVAREYVVVEYDLPEDHLPEARKITPGIESPTVSPLNKDGWVAVKAMIERESVNAVMDDLTELDARGIIVTDIRTCRM; encoded by the coding sequence ATGCTACAAATCGCCCTCCCCAACAAAGGCGCCCTCGCAGACGGCGCCGTGACCCTGGCCGACGAGGCCGGTTACAACTGCCGCCGCCGCGGCCGCGAGCTGTCCGTGCGCGACCCCGATTACGGCGTCGAGTTCGTCTTTCTGCGCCCCCGCGACATCGCGACGTACGTGAGCAAGGGCATCATCGACCTGGGCGTGACGGGCCTCGACCTCACCTACGACAGCGGGGCCGACGTGACCCATGTGCTGGATCTCGGCTTCGGGGCGGCCCGCTTCTGCTACGCCGCGCCCAAGTCCAGTGGCCTGACGCCCGACGCCTTTACCGCCGACACGCGCATCGCCACGTCCTACGACACGCTCGTGCGCCGCGACCTGGAGCAGCGGGGCGTGGACGCGCGTGTGATTTCACTGGACGGGGCCGTCGAGATCTCGATCCAGCTCGGCGTGGCCGACGTCATCGCCGACGTGGTCCAGACCGGCCGCACCATCGACGAGGCCGGGCTCACGACAGTTGGCGCCCCCATCCTGAACACCGAGGCGGTGCTGGTGGCCCAAAACGGACACACGATGGAGAAGGATGCCGCCCAGCACTTCGCGGAGCGGGTGAAGGGCATCATCGTGGCCCGGGAGTACGTGGTCGTGGAGTACGACCTGCCAGAGGACCACCTTCCCGAGGCCCGCAAGATCACCCCCGGCATCGAGTCCCCCACCGTGTCGCCCCTCAACAAGGACGGATGGGTGGCCGTGAAGGCCATGATTGAGCGGGAGTCCGTCAACGCAGTGATGGACGACCTCACCGAGCTGGACGCCCGCGGCATCATCGTCACCGACATCCGCACCTGCCGGATGTGA